The Streptomyces sp. Je 1-332 genome has a window encoding:
- a CDS encoding vitamin K epoxide reductase family protein: protein MDPPSGDAGGSRAFALLLVITGAAGLLAAWVITLDKFKLLEDPDFTPACSLNPVVSCGNIMKSEQASVFGFPNPMLGIAAYAVVMCVGMGLLGRARFPRWYWLTLNAGMLFGVGFCTWLMYQSLYEINSLCLWCCLAWVATIVMFWYVTSFNVRNGLLPAQPWLRTFFGEFTWVLPVLHVGIIGMLVLTRWWDFWTS, encoded by the coding sequence GTGGATCCGCCGTCCGGTGACGCCGGTGGGAGCCGTGCGTTCGCGCTGCTTCTGGTGATCACGGGCGCCGCGGGGCTGCTCGCGGCGTGGGTCATCACGCTGGACAAGTTCAAGCTCCTCGAAGACCCGGACTTCACACCGGCGTGCAGCCTCAACCCGGTGGTCTCCTGCGGCAACATCATGAAGAGCGAGCAGGCGTCGGTGTTCGGGTTCCCCAACCCGATGCTGGGCATCGCCGCGTACGCCGTCGTGATGTGCGTCGGGATGGGTCTGCTGGGCCGTGCGCGCTTCCCGCGCTGGTACTGGCTGACGCTGAACGCGGGCATGCTCTTCGGCGTCGGTTTCTGCACCTGGCTGATGTACCAGTCGCTGTACGAGATCAACTCGCTGTGCCTGTGGTGCTGCCTGGCCTGGGTCGCCACGATCGTCATGTTCTGGTACGTGACCTCGTTCAACGTCCGTAACGGCCTTCTGCCCGCGCAGCCCTGGCTGCGTACGTTCTTCGGTGAGTTCACCTGGGTGCTTCCGGTGCTGCACGTCGGCATCATCGGCATGCTGGTCCTCACCCGCTGGTGGGACTTCTGGACCAGCTGA
- a CDS encoding DUF5949 family protein, which translates to MTSTSSETRTFRAADLGTLTVVAWSGEHPEDEKDMPFLLAYSLGDGEGGLEGATEAIELLLENTGLPIGGPVVESSRNPSLPVTLLVEAGQAVLNMPHLNAQCVVPPEWLAAVGERGHAYFMFTTRPWPEAKPGVPLSEEALAAFAGTEETMTRSAHCLLTAKSLRG; encoded by the coding sequence ATGACGTCGACATCGAGCGAGACCCGCACTTTCCGAGCCGCCGATCTGGGCACCCTCACGGTGGTCGCCTGGAGTGGTGAACACCCCGAGGACGAGAAGGACATGCCCTTCCTGCTCGCCTATTCGCTCGGCGACGGCGAAGGCGGCCTTGAGGGCGCGACCGAAGCCATCGAGCTCCTCCTTGAGAACACCGGACTCCCCATCGGCGGCCCCGTCGTGGAGAGTTCCCGCAATCCGAGCCTGCCCGTCACGCTCCTCGTCGAGGCCGGCCAGGCCGTGCTGAACATGCCGCACCTCAACGCCCAGTGCGTCGTACCGCCGGAGTGGCTCGCCGCGGTGGGCGAGCGCGGGCACGCCTACTTCATGTTCACCACGCGCCCCTGGCCCGAGGCCAAGCCCGGCGTACCCCTCTCCGAAGAGGCTCTCGCGGCGTTCGCGGGCACCGAGGAGACGATGACGCGGTCCGCGCACTGCCTGCTCACCGCGAAGAGCCTGCGCGGCTAG